A single Micromonospora sp. CCTCC AA 2012012 DNA region contains:
- a CDS encoding ricin-type beta-trefoil lectin domain protein, translating into MRSIRTLAALALVGLGLTAALTATTGSPAQAAPGAVTWSDDFTGAAGTAPDPGRWRYDTGGGGWGNSELEYYTSSTRNAALDGNGNLVITARRENPAGYTCWYGSCQYTSARLLTNGTFSQAYGRFEARIKIPRGQGMWPAFWMLGSDIASNPWPNSGEIDIMENVGSQPSTVYGTIHGPGYSGGGGLGGSTSLPGGQALADAFHTYTVDWAPDSITWYLDGVAYSRKTPADAGGNKWVFDHPFFMIMNVAVGGGWPGSPDGSTVFPQQMVVDYVRVQAWDSGGGSTAGPIVGYGSKCVDVAGANPANGTRIQLWTCNGTPAQQWTWAADGSVRALGKCLDVAAGSTANGAKVQLYDCNGTGAQRWVFSAAGDIVNPQSNRCLDATGVSSADGTPLQLWDCTGGANQKWRR; encoded by the coding sequence GTGCGCAGCATCCGCACCCTCGCGGCCCTGGCCCTGGTCGGCCTGGGGCTGACGGCGGCACTGACCGCCACCACCGGCAGCCCCGCCCAGGCCGCTCCCGGCGCCGTCACCTGGTCCGACGACTTCACCGGCGCCGCCGGCACCGCCCCCGACCCCGGCAGGTGGCGCTATGACACCGGCGGTGGCGGCTGGGGCAACAGCGAGCTGGAGTACTACACCTCCAGCACCCGCAACGCCGCCCTCGACGGCAACGGCAACCTGGTCATCACCGCCCGCCGGGAGAACCCCGCCGGCTACACCTGCTGGTACGGCAGCTGCCAGTACACCTCCGCCCGGCTGCTCACCAACGGCACCTTCAGCCAGGCGTACGGCCGGTTCGAGGCGCGCATCAAGATCCCCCGGGGCCAGGGGATGTGGCCCGCGTTCTGGATGCTCGGCAGCGACATCGCCAGCAACCCGTGGCCCAACAGCGGCGAGATCGACATCATGGAGAACGTCGGCTCCCAGCCGTCCACCGTGTACGGCACCATCCACGGCCCCGGCTACTCCGGCGGCGGCGGGCTGGGCGGCTCCACCTCGCTCCCCGGCGGGCAGGCCCTCGCCGACGCCTTCCACACCTACACCGTCGACTGGGCGCCGGACTCCATCACCTGGTACCTCGACGGGGTCGCGTACTCCCGGAAGACCCCGGCCGACGCGGGCGGCAACAAGTGGGTCTTCGACCACCCGTTCTTCATGATCATGAACGTCGCGGTCGGCGGTGGCTGGCCCGGCTCCCCCGACGGCAGCACGGTCTTCCCGCAGCAGATGGTCGTCGACTACGTCCGGGTCCAGGCCTGGGACAGCGGCGGCGGCAGCACCGCCGGGCCGATCGTCGGATACGGCAGCAAGTGCGTCGACGTGGCCGGCGCCAACCCCGCCAACGGCACCCGAATCCAGCTCTGGACCTGCAACGGCACCCCCGCCCAGCAGTGGACCTGGGCCGCCGACGGCTCCGTCCGCGCCCTCGGCAAGTGCCTCGACGTGGCCGCCGGATCGACCGCCAACGGCGCCAAGGTGCAGCTCTACGACTGCAACGGCACCGGCGCGCAGCGGTGGGTGTTCAGCGCCGCCGGTGACATCGTCAACCCGCAGTCCAACAGGTGCCTCGACGCCACCGGCGTCAGCTCCGCCGACGGCACCCCGTTGCAGCTCTGGGACTGCACCGGCGGCGCCAACCAGAAGTGGCGCCGCTGA